The region CCATCCAAAATGTGCGGTGGTACATGTTTGCTACCATCAATATGCTGGCTAAGACCGCAACCACTAATCATCGGAAGAAATTGCGTCTTCCAAAGCAAAAAAATTGTTAAAGTGAGCTTTACAGGCAACTGGTGAGAGAGATTTGGCATAGGAGAATAGTTTCCCATGGCATTCGTCGAAACAACTGAAGTTGCCAAGGCAGAAGAGTTCCCAGTAATATCTCCCATCGTTTTCGATTTTCCACGagctctgtgtgtgtgtgtgtttttggaCCGAAAAGGGAGAATGGTTGTTAAACCACAAAAGGCTCCGATACCATGAAAGAAATCTTAATTCACGCTCAAAATGTGTACAGCAATAGAGAATATATACAGAGACCTAAACGTTAAGAAACCTACAGGAACTAGGCGAGGAGAATTAGTCTCCTTAGACATTACAACTTACACACCCTTTACATAGTTTAAAAATAGTAGGAATCTAAATCCTAAATCAGAAGCCTATCCGTTACAACATATACTGATAACACACCCTCAAATCACAGCTGACATCCAAATTGAATGGCTTCAACTCTCCAACTGTCCAGCGAAACGCCCCACCCACCTTTCTTGTCCAATAGTACAAAATTGAATATAAGAACAAACTTCTCccaccccccccctccccacacCCCCCggacaaccaaaaaaaaaaaagaaaaagaaaaaagaaaggaaggaaatgaaACTTCTAATGGAACCTCGGTTTCCTCTTTATTGATATATGATACTTGTGTTGAGCTGAGCATgccaagggggttcaacatctactctatataaataaataaaacaatttcAACCTGTAATCTTTCATCGAGGgagttcggatgaacccccGGTTCGAAATATTAACGATATCAATCAGTAAAACCAATAAAAGGATAGAATCAACTTATCGAATCAACGCTGCGTCGTGGCAAGCTACTGTCTTGAAAGCGATTTTGGACCGACTACGGTGCAAATTGTTTAGACCGTTCGCTCCCCAAGGTTCCACAACACTTCCAAACACTTGCACTAGTGGCTGGAAGTTTGGAGTTTGCATAAACTATTGCCCAGAAATCGGAAGAGAATGGAACATTGAAGTAGAAGAAGAGTTGTGTTTTTTGGtgtgtttttcaaaagaagtcTCCACCGATATATACAGGTAGACTAGGATCAGAAACATCCACTAATGTTCAGAAAATGAAGAGTCCGCATTAAATATGAACGAAATAAATGAGGCCATTGAATCTGAGCCATTTAATTCAAGGGAATGAATCTGATCACTTTAACCAAGGGAATGACTCGTGACAATTTACATTGTAACCATTGCATTACCCATATAGGAATTCTAACGCCCCTCTCGTGGCTACCTAgctttccccccccccccccccacctacTTTGGTTATTATGGGGTGCAACACTATCACCTGCAACCGAGAGGTGATTTAGACACTATTGAACCTTGAACACCTTCGAATACCCTTTGCGAAAATTTTGGTTTCACTACTAGATGTTATCTTTCAGGTTGAAACATTGCGTGGTCCTGTTATGAAGGCATTGTTGTGTTTTCAGGTATCATCTCTATGCAAGTACTgtacaaatgaaaatcatgctGGAACCATGTTTTGTGCATTATTGACATTCCATAAAATAACTTCTGATCCCTTTATGACCTGTTTATGATTAGAATACTTCTCAAAGTTTTTTTCCTTCTGCAAGCCAGACATTTACTTTGTGGTTATGTGAAGTTCAAATTGAAATAGTGAATTCGCTAATTATTGCTCCTACGATAAAACGAATACAATAACTATCAATACAAAACACGTgagtaatttgcggaggttgaaagtgTAATTAGCGGAGGTCCGCTAGCAAATACTGGAGGTTTATAACCTCCGCTACTTACACTTTCAACCTCTGcaaattgcatttttttttttgtagtggttAAAGGTAATTATATATGACCCAGTTCAAAAATAGGCTTGGATAGCTTTGTAAAAGCCAACATTCATTTCCCTCCATTTGAATAAGTTTTATTCAAATAGCAATTGATTTTTGTATGGAGTTAGAGTGAAATAGTGAATGCATTAATAATTATTACTACATGCTCATGTAAAGATGGAGACTTGGGGAGCGAATAACAAATGTATGACAATACCCCACAATATGCAACTAATGATTATGAAAAAGAAAGTTTACacaaatttttcacttttttccggaaaattatttcactttatttggaattcgacgtttggccatgaaaacttcaaatacaacttgaagttgtatttgaaatttgaaaaacaatcaaaaccttgttttcactttttttccccttcacttttttcactttggatacattcaaataaccaaatattttttgtaaaaacaataaccaaacacaactcgaactccaaaattccaaataaagtgaaaaatatttggttttcatggccaaacaacTACTTACTAATAAAGGGAGCAATTACATATCAGTTTTTATGATAAATATTGAAGAGTCAATTCTCACATATTAAACTACACCGATAGTGTAAAGACCTTTTACATCATCAGTTCAATTAATTATTATCTTTTATTATAAGTTATCAATCAATGCATAGTAAATAAAGTTTTTTGCAATTACATTATAGCTTACatgattgtgtaaatatttttaactgtATCGGTCGTTGCTTAATAccctctttctttattttcttcatatcTGAATGTCGTTGCTTAGGTGGTTGGCATCATTCAATCCTtctgtttattattttttgtatccGACCGAACTAATACGCACTAACCCAACTTTGTACGAGACTCATTTCTTTATATAAATGTGCGTGGGCGAAAGAGCCTTCCTTTGCTCCTGTCGGCGAGATCAACCAGTATTGCTATCTATAAAGCCTTTTCCTGAAAGAGGCCAAACAAATATTGTTAGCTTATGTGGTATGTCTAGCGGCTGATGAATCCTATCTAGTATTGGAATTGCCTTTCCTCAATTCTGAAGTCAGGTTTCCCGTTTACCAAAAAGGAAGAGCCGCCCCAACTAGGTAGACAATCACGGGTCATAACGCACTATTCACACAATAAATCCACTTAAAAAAACCCTAAATAGATATATAACTTTAACTCTCCTAAAATAGGTGAGGCTAGCCTATATAAAAGCTCAACATTCATTTCCCTCCATTTGAACAAGTTTCATCCAAATACTAGAGATGAAAGAAACATAAGATCAAAATCATACCCATATAATCTAATCCCGTGATTTTAAAAGCTCAATCATGCTAGTGACATCAAATTCGTATTCACACctcaacaatatatcaacaaaAATTCTCAATCTCCTTAACAAACCCCATATTTCACCTTCCCAAATCCAAGCTCAACTAATCCACCACAATCTCCATTACAACACTACAATTGCCCATAACTTCATCTCCACTTGCCAATCTTTAAATCTCTTAAACTTTGCTTATACCCTTTACACTAAACTCATCAAGAAACCCCACATCTTCATTTGCAACACTCTGATTTAAGCAGTACTAGTATCGCAAGTTCCCTGCTATATTTTATTGTAATTTGTTATTTGTAGCTGTTTGAAAAATATAAGCTTCCACCCCATATCGGTTAATCCGACTATCAATATTTTAATGATTTTGTTATAGGTTTAGCATGTTTATAAACCGACAACTGATAAGTGAACCGTTAATGATCACTAACAGATAAATCAATAATCGATAACCAATATCTCAATGTATTTGGTTATAGGTTTGTCATGTTTAGAGAGATAACATTCAAAACCGAATCGAACTGACTGATAAGCAGCCTTCATAACAAATGGAAAACTTGCACTCAAGGGTATGACCCAGTGGTCAATAAAGTGGTTGATAATAATGagatttcaaattcaaattctaaCAAAAGCAATATCactagataattttttttaatctgtctAAACCTTGGTAAATAGAGCTACCCAGTACCAATAACGCTAGGAGGTAAAAAATATCTTGTAAAATTAGTGAAGGGTGAAGGTGCAGGAAACTGGCTCAAACACCaaactaataaaaaattaacaaatagcAAGAAAAACCAACTAGACCTCAATGATGGAATAGTTGAGGCTAGTTATATAAATGCTCAAAATTCATTTCAATCTATTTGAACAAATGCTCAAACTTGCCAATGACTACAAATTCATATTTGCACCTCAATGATCTAACCACAAAAATCCTCAATCTCCTTAACAAAACCTCTATTCACCTGCCCAAATCTCACAAATCCAAACTCAACTAATCCACCACAATCTCCATTACAACACCACAATAGCCCATAACTTCAAAACCTGTTTTTTCTTTACTATTGAAAGAACACCTTTTTTACTACCATTTCTTGAtctcatccatttttttttttctcttctaaaTCAAGCATTTTCTTGAggatgaaaatgaatattttatgTAGTTGTAGGTACCCGATATCAAACCCAAGAAAACactaatttttaaaagaaaaaccccaaaacaaaaaattccTAACCTTTTGACTATCCCTAATTTCAACAAAAAGGAAGAGAGAATATAATAAAAGAACTATTTTTCTTTAACCTTTACAGCAAAACCAACTATCAGTAGTTCAAGTATGAAACTCGAAAAACAATGATACTTTACGACAATTTTTATGTATTAACTCTAATTGACACACATTGTGGCActtgacactttttttttattgttttaggtGCGTGAAATACACACACCAACAAATATTGAGTGGAGAGTTTTGAACCCTCGAAGGAtatattccctccgtcccaatttatgtgatatagtttgattggatacggagtttaagaaatgaaggaagacttttgaatcttgtggtctaaaataacttaaagatgatgaagaaagacttttgaatcttgtggtctaaaataactcaaaaatctttgtatggttatagatcatctcgttaagtgtaaaatataaagtttaaagttaaattattgtcaaataagtaaatatatcattcttttttgcgACAGGCTAAAAAATAAAGTGTATcacttaaattgagatagaGAAAGTAGCTCAGCGAGGAAACAGATCAAAATATAGTTTAAGTATGGGATTAGTAAAAACATGATAGTTTAGAGAGCTCTTAGCCACTAATAACTCTTTCATAAATGCTCAACATTCATTTCCCTCCATTTGAACAAGTTTCATTCTAATacaaatacatgaagaaatggTAAAAGCTTAAACTTGACAATGACTACAAATCTAACCACAAAAATTCTCAATCTCCTCAACAAACCCTATATTTCACCTTCACAAATTACCCAAATACAAGCTCAACTAATCCACCACAATCTCCATTGCAACACAACAATAGCCCATAACTTCATCTCCACTTGCCAATCTTTAAATCTTTTAAACTATGCTTACACTCTTTACACTAAACTAATCAAGAAACCCCACATCTTCATTTGTAACACATTAATTCAATCTTTTTCCCATTCCAAAATCCCACTTGAAAAACAAAACTCCATTACCATATACTCACATATGCATAAAGAAAGTATTTTTCCTAACAATTACACATACCCTTTTGTTTTAAAATCTTTATCTGACcttaaagaattaaaattagGCAAATCTGTACATACCCAAATTGTAAAATCAGGTTACTATGATTGTGATATTTATGTGCAAAATTCTTTATTGAATTTGTATGCTTCTTGTGGTGAAATTGAGGTTTGTCACCAAGTGTTCGATGAAATGCCTCAAAGAGATGTTGTTTCGTGGACGGTTTTAATTATGGGGTATAGAGATTGTGGGAAGTATGGTGAGGCACTTgttgtgtttgataaaatgagaaatgcTGACGTGGCGCCTAATCGAGTAACGATGGTGAATGCATTGTCTGCTTGTGCAAGTTGTGGTTCTTTAGATATAGGTGTGTGGATACATGATTATATAAGGAGAAGTGGATGGGAAATGGATGTGATTTTGGGTACGTCGTTGATCGATATGTATGGGAAATGTGGGAAAATCGAGCACGGTTTTTGGGTATTTCAAGAAATGAAACACAAGAATGTGTATACGTGGAACGCGGTGATAAGAGGGTTAGCGTTGGCTAAAAGCGGGGAGGAGGCATTGCGATGGTTCTTCGTCATGGAGAGTGAAAATGTCAAACCCGATGAAGTGACTTTAGTAGCCGTGCTTTGTGCTTGTGCGTATTCTGGTATGGTTGCACAGGGTAGAGAAATCTTTTCTTGGTTGATGAGGGGGAAATATGGACTGTTACCTAATGCGAAACACTACTCGTGTATGGTTGATCTATTAGCGCGTTCGGGGTATTTAGAAGACGCGTTAAGGGTGATTGAAGAGATGCAAGTGGAACCTACGAAGAGCGTTTGGGGAGCGTTTCTTGCTGGCTGCAGACTTCATGGGAATCAAGAGTTGAGTGAGTTTGCAGCTTGGAAACTTATAGGATTGGCGCCTAAACATTCAGGGTATTACATCGTGTTGGCTAATGTATATGGTGAAATGGGAAGATGGAATGACACGGAGAAAATTCGAGGGTTGATGAAAGAAAGGGGATTATCAAAGGACTTGGGTAGTAGTTCAGTTGAAGTTGAGGATCAAAAGGATATACTAGAGTTGTTAAGGTTACAATGAATGTGATTCTGTTTGCATAGGAAAGATTGAAAGTCACATTTTTGTGATGCCTCAAAGATTTTTTGGACAACTAACTTTGTGGTCCTCAGTTTTGTTCGAATGTCAAAATACTTTTCATTTGCAAAATAGGGAGGTTAATATGGTCATTGAACTCCTCAACTAATGCACTATATATGTTTCcattttcatccttttaagTTCATTACCTCACAAAACCTCCATATCTTTTGAGAAAAATGTAAGGAAAAAGAAACTATTATGGATTGAAATAACCTGAACAGAGTGGAGAGAAAGCAGAGGATTTATATAACTGACTTATGCTAGTTGaaattgagataattgtgaCACTAACTTATTGAATATGTCTGTCTgtgtacaattttttttccctgtgaatttttacataatcaaggtGAACCATGAAAAAACTAAAGTTGAAACTGAGCTACATAGCATATGATTATTGTATCATGTTAAGCAGACGGAAAGGTGAAACACTTTGTTTGTAGTGAAAAAGTTCAAAATCTTCAAGTAAGAGGATTCACCCAAAATGATCCTTAATGTATAAGGTGATCTAAAATAGTGCTCCCAAGTTTTTAAAATTGCATAATTTATCCAATCCAACAGAATTCATCTATGTTCTGAGAAAAGTAGAAGATCGCCCCTTATGTTTGAAGTTTATCAGAAACAACTTTTCTACCTCTGAAGGTAAACATCAAAGTttgtgtacactctaccctcgtCAGACTCCACTGGATATGTTTTTGTTGTAAGTTTGAAGTTTCAACGAAATAtagtttttttatatatataggggaacaCTGATAATCCCCCAAGTTATCAAAAGCAAGGCACATTTTGTCACTTATTAAATTCTCAATAAGGGTATTTATAATAATCAATAGACAAGTGAGATATTTTTATTGTCTTGCAAAAGGACAAATGCTTTAACGTCATTTCTTAAGAACTTGTAGGGAGATTAGGGCTCCACTCTTGTATACTATGCACAGTTTAGCGAAGCCCCAACCTCTATGGACGATTTATAACTTATTTGGTAAAACTTTTCGTAAgctaaaaatgcttattttagcGGGTTGAGttgtttggttaaatttttaagaataaaataagtattttttaaGTTGTAGtagaagttattttttaaaatcgaaAAACGTAACATAgtttcaaaatagtcccttaaatTTCATTTGAAACTTTGATTGTTAAACTTAAccggaattttgaaaataaaaaatatttaatggaaGCTCACAATTGGAAGTACAGTTTCTGTTATTTTTGGAATATTTCAAGAATCCGATGTAATTTTCTGAAGTGCAATTTCTGTTATTCTTTTTTGTCCGGTGTTAATTATATCGCGGTTTTTGTGATGTTGATGaaaatttcttaatttctttttcacaGTTTCGTTTAAAATTAAACAATTAGAATTTGGTAAATATCTTACGGAGATCAAAATTGCTCAGTTTTGACAAAATTAAAGGATCAAAACAGCTCAGATTAATACTTAAaaaggactattttgaacctacatCAAaaaataagggaccattttgtcattttctcccATCATTCATGAAATTTCCCCTTCCTGATACTTCTCTACTTATAAGCTCACAAACAAAATTCGAGCAATTTCCCAACAGAAATGGAAGACTGGTCAGAGTTAACTTAGGCACTGTTCTGATCGTTCCATAGCTTTGATCGCTCAAAGGTAATTAAATtatcgtttcaatttatgtgacagtGTTTGATTGGACATTGAAATTGAAAATCTTgttctaaaataaaaatttaataggGTGTTTGTCTAGACACGAAGTTTATGAAGCAGATAAAAGACTTTTGAACCTTGgggttcaaaataagtcaacaGATacttgtgtgactataaattattttataaagggtaaaatggtaatttgaagttaaattgttactataAAAAATAGACTCTATGCTTCAATCTGTTGTCCTTTGGAGCAATAGGTCTCTTACCACAGTGCGTGTTAGTGTTGGCAATAAAATAGACCGGCAAAAAATAATACtcacggtattagtgataaacgcggAACATTAAATTATGGTTAAATCAGCAATAATAAAATGAAGCAATAATGACACCAAAATTTTACGGGGAAACCCTTCTGAATAAGGGAAAAAACCACGGCCAAGAGGAGCAACTAATATTACTATAGCAAGAAATTTTATACTGTGTAATCACGAGTATAAATACTCCAAAGACCACTacacactcaaataaataacactcttttggttttttttcccacctcactacaatatccctcacactctatttttcttcacagaCTGTTTTTTTACACAGTCTATGGTATCTACTCACTCCACTCTCTAAGTACTCATATGTATTTGTCTAAGATTGGTGTATTTGGAATGAACCATAAATTTGCCTATTTATAGGAATGAATTGCTCCTCCTTATGTCATCAATGACATCACTTTTATGCAAAAGTCTTCACTTGCAGTCTGAATATATCTTTGGCCAATCAACCAAATCTGCACACCATTGAAAACCTCATACCAAAGGAAGAAAAACAACTTCTTGTAAATGGGGCTGGGCCTCACAAATTggtctattttattcccaacaagtggtatcagagccaaggtTCTGTTTGAGTATGCTCTGTGGTTGCAACACAGTCTGAACTTCCACATCAGAAAAGAATTACTTTGGTCTCTTAATAAATAgtatttgtatttgtgataAACGATGGAAGCCAACACTAGTAGAATGGTTACTTTGAGTGGCGTAAATTATGCCATTTggaagggcaaaatggaaaatttgctCTGTGTCAAGAATTTTCATCAACCTGTCTTTGCCACTAAAAAGCCTGATAATAAATCAGATGAAGAGTGAAATTTATTGCATCGGCAGGTTTGCGGCTTTATTAGACAGCGGGTTGACGATAATGTGTTGAATCGTATTTCGAGGAGACACGTACTCGGACTATGGGAGCATCTTGAAAGTTTGTATGCTCGGAAAACTGGTAACAACAAGATGTTTTTGATAAAGCAAATCTTTTGGGTTTAAAATACCACGATGGTTCCCTTGATGACGGATCATCTGAATATTTTTCGGGGGATCATGAACCGATTATCTGCTTATGGGCATTAActttgatgaagaaattcaaGGCTTATTTCTACTTGGTTCCCTACCAGATTCTTGGGAAATTATTAGAACTTCATTATCAAATTCTGCTCCGGATGGTGTGATCTCTATGAATTTTGCCAAGAGCAGTCTCTtaaatgaagagatgagaagaaaatcTCAAAGTTCCTCCTCATCAGATGTCTTGGTGACTGACCTTTAGGGGGAGAGGCAAAAATCGTGGTTCTCAAAATAGAGAACATCATAGAAGCAAATCCAGAAGCAGACTTAAAGATATTAAGTGCTATCATTGCGGGAAAAAAGGCCACACAAAAAAGTTCTGCCGGATTTTGAAAAAGGAGAATAtagataaggaggaaaagaaagaagatggaaATCGTGTGGCCACCGTCACTACATAAGATCTTATTCTTTGTCCTTGATGTGGATCGATAAATATTGCGTGTGATGAGTCAATTTGGGTTGTGGATAGTGGTGCCGCATCTCATGTGACATCAGGAAGGAATTTTTCTCATCTATACTCAGGgtgactttggaactttgagtaTGGGTAATGAGGCTAGCTAGGGTGGCTGGTGTTGGAACGATTTGTTTGGAAACTAGTATTGGAACTAAACTAGTTTTAAACAATGTAAAGCATACACCCGATGTTCGTTTGCACTTGATCTCTGTTGGTGTTTTGGATGATGAGGGATATGTCAGTACGATAGTCTTTGGAAAGTGGAAGCTTACTAAAGGTTCCATGATTGTGGCTCGTGGCGAAAAGCATTGTGGTCTATACTGGACTATGACCTCTACATGTGTTGATATAGTGAATGCAGTTGAGAGCAATAG is a window of Lycium ferocissimum isolate CSIRO_LF1 chromosome 12, AGI_CSIRO_Lferr_CH_V1, whole genome shotgun sequence DNA encoding:
- the LOC132039195 gene encoding pentatricopeptide repeat-containing protein At4g21065-like gives rise to the protein MTTNLTTKILNLLNKPYISPSQITQIQAQLIHHNLHCNTTIAHNFISTCQSLNLLNYAYTLYTKLIKKPHIFICNTLIQSFSHSKIPLEKQNSITIYSHMHKESIFPNNYTYPFVLKSLSDLKELKLGKSVHTQIVKSGYYDCDIYVQNSLLNLYASCGEIEVCHQVFDEMPQRDVVSWTVLIMGYRDCGKYGEALVVFDKMRNADVAPNRVTMVNALSACASCGSLDIGVWIHDYIRRSGWEMDVILGTSLIDMYGKCGKIEHGFWVFQEMKHKNVYTWNAVIRGLALAKSGEEALRWFFVMESENVKPDEVTLVAVLCACAYSGMVAQGREIFSWLMRGKYGLLPNAKHYSCMVDLLARSGYLEDALRVIEEMQVEPTKSVWGAFLAGCRLHGNQELSEFAAWKLIGLAPKHSGYYIVLANVYGEMGRWNDTEKIRGLMKERGLSKDLGSSSVEVEDQKDILELLRLQ